The segment TCCACGAGGGGATAAGCTAAATACATGTACTTAAACTGTGGCGATTTATAAAGGTTAATTCTCCTGATCTCGTCGAATGAAAAGCCGATATCGATAATGAAAGCAATGTCGGCTGGCATCTTTTGTTTATTAGTTAAGCCAACTTGCTTTAATACAGCCCGCCGGACTGTTTGCTTTACCGGAACAATCTTAAAATCCACCGTGCATTGCCTGGGCATGATCCCAGCTGCAACTTCCTGCCCTGTTTCCTCATCGATCTTATTGCAGTAAACAGGCATCTGGAACCTTTGATACTCCGTGTGGATATAACGCATTAGCATCTCTTCCAGACCGCCCTCCATGCTGCTGTGACCGGTGATAATGAATGGGGTAGTGTTACCATTCTCCTTTTGTCTGTGCTGCCACCAAGCTACCTGAGAATGGATGAAATCAGGCTCAGCCCCGGTATCAGAAAAAACGATAAAGTCATAATGTATTTCGCCGCGGAAGTGCTGTTCTAAAAGATGTGAAGACTGGGTGCCTCCCCCGAAGGAAAGAACGTGGTAGATCCGCTCTTTCCCCTCGGCATAAAGGTCTTTGATTATTTCTGTTTTAGTTTTAAAAATGCCCTTCCGGTACTTAATGTGTTCGCGATAGTCTCGAGATTCTTCAAAGAGTGTGAGTTGCACGTCCTCCCCCCTTTATTAATCGTCCAACTTTAAAACCACAAGGCACTTGTCCTGTTTCTTACGACTGGCTGACCGTTTGCGCCCTGTTGGAGTGCTATGCCACCTGATAGTCTCGGGCCTGACGTTAAGCTCTGCCGCGCACTCCCGGGCTGTTCCCATGACCAGTAGATCGTCGCCTTTGTAGACGGCGTATTCTTTCCTCACGGTTCTCCCTCCTATTTCATAAAACTAGTGACAATTGGGTCGTATGCCGGTCAATCCGCTCCAAACTTTTCTTGTAATATGGTTCATGTTTCTCAAAACCGATATAATATCTGTCCGTGTTAAGGGCTGCTAGGAGTGTTGACCCGCTTCCAGAACAGTTATCTAAAACTACTGCGCCTGGATTGGTATATGTTTTAATCATGTATTCGCAAAGTTCGACCGGCTTTTGTGTTGGATGTACCTTATCGGGATCATCGTTATTGACTATTTGAAATTGCAGTACACTTCTTGGGTATCTTTTTGTTGTCCCGACATCACAGATAGTTTGTTTCCCTTTTCCGTAAACCTCTGAATTATGATTATTCTTCGCGTAATTCATTGGCTTATGGCCGATTGACATTTGAGGATTATAAACAGGTGCCTTTTTATAAAAGACTAATAGATTTTCGTGAGCTTTCATTGGCATTTTGTCGGCGTTTAAATGGCCCGTTGCCTTATTCTTCTCCCATATCCATTCGTAGCGGTATAGAGGCAAATTACTGGCTCCTAGTACTTTATCGAAGGGAGATTGAGCGAAGAATACAATTGCTCCGTTGTCCTTGATAATTCGTTCATATTGGCTCCAAAGAAGGTTGAAGGGGATAACAGTATCCCAAGCGCAATTTGTAGTGCCATAGGGCAAATCACAAAGGATTAAGTCTATGCTTTTATCCGGCAGGATCTTCATGCCACTTTCGCCCACACAATCAGCATTATAAATTTTGTTCAGCTCCATGCTTCCCCTCCTATCGAACATAATTACTCTTTTGTTGCCTAATAACAGCTAGTGGCAATGCTTTCACCGCGTAAAATTTCAATCAATGTATCCTCGAAACGCCAGCCTTGCATGACTCCTGTTTTTTGCTCCTGAATAATCCTAATGTAGATTTTGTGAATGAGTGTTTTCGGAACTGGGAAACAGCAAAACCGTTCTTTATCATTTGCAAAGCTGAATACAATTTCATCCCCGTAAAAATCAATCATCTTTATACGGTCAATGAGATAGTCTTTATCAAAAACCGACAATTTGATCGGTTGGCTAATTAAAAAATCAATGTTGCAGCTAGTAGAATACTCGCCGCTATAATCTTGGGTAGTTCTCAAAACGTGTTTAATGACATCGGTTATCTCAACTTCTTTGAGGGCTTTTTTATCCATCTATTTCCCCTCCAGCAGTTCCGGATTTTTAATCATTTCATTGAGCCTCATACTGGCACTCTGAATCGTTTCAAGGTCTCGAATAAAATTAGGTGGTACCGTTGTAGAAAGGGCCTTATCCAGTTCTTCCTCGGCATTAAACCTATGAGCATTTAGCCCGTGTTTTTTCATGACTTTTAAAAAGGATTCAAATCTTTCTTGATTCATATCCATTCTTTCTTTTTGACGCTGAAAGT is part of the Bacillus sp. B-jedd genome and harbors:
- a CDS encoding DNA-methyltransferase, whose protein sequence is MELNKIYNADCVGESGMKILPDKSIDLILCDLPYGTTNCAWDTVIPFNLLWSQYERIIKDNGAIVFFAQSPFDKVLGASNLPLYRYEWIWEKNKATGHLNADKMPMKAHENLLVFYKKAPVYNPQMSIGHKPMNYAKNNHNSEVYGKGKQTICDVGTTKRYPRSVLQFQIVNNDDPDKVHPTQKPVELCEYMIKTYTNPGAVVLDNCSGSGSTLLAALNTDRYYIGFEKHEPYYKKSLERIDRHTTQLSLVL